The DNA segment TTTGTTATTGTTGTATTTATCTGAAATTCAATTCCAGCTTTTTTTGCATTTTCAATTCCTTGCATTGATCCTTTGAAAGCTCCAGGCATTCCTCGAAAATCATCATGAGATTTTTCATTTGAACCGTCTATACTTATGCTTATTCTTTTTATACCCGAAGAAAACATTTTTTTTGCATTTTCTTTAGTTACAAGGGTGCCATTTGGAGCCATTACCATTTTAAGACCCAGGCTATTGCCATACTCAGCTATTTCAAAAATATCATCCCTTAAAAGAGGTTCTCCTCCAGTAAGGATGACTATTGGTTTTCCAACTTCAGCTATTTCATCTAAAAGTTTTTTAGAATCTTTTGTTGAAAGTTCCCCTGGATATTCATGATCTTCTGCTGAAGCCCTGCAATGTTTGCATGAAAGATTGCATCTTCTTGTGGTTTCCCAGGCAACAAGCCTGATCATTGGGGTTTTAGAATTGGTTTTTATATCTGGATGATTCATAAATTATTCCTGTAGGTATTTTGCAGCATCAATTGCAGAGTAGGTCAGTATCATTTTTGCACCCGCTCTTTTTATGGAGGTAAGAGTTTCAAGGGTGATGTTTTTTTCATCCACCCAGCCTTTTTCAGCTGCAGCCTTTATCATGGCATACTCTCCGCTTACATTATAGGCGGCAACGGGAAGGTCAATCTCTTCTTTTACCCTGTAAATAACATCAAGATATGAAAGTGCGGGCTTGACCATTATTATATCAGCACCTTCTTCAACATCCATGATTGCTTCTCTTATTGCTTCATCAGAGTTTGAATAATCCATTTGATAAGTTTTTCTGTCTCCAAATTTTGGAGCTGATTCAGCTGCCTGTCTAAAAGGCCCGTAAAATGCACTGCAATATTTTACAGCATAAGACATGATGGAAGTGTTAGATTTCTCGTTTTCATCAAGAGCTGCTCTTATTTCAGCAACCCTGCCGTCCATCATATCTGAGGGAGCCACCATGTCAGCCCCTGCTTTTGCGTGTGAAACTGCAATTTTACCTAAAAGATCGATTGTAATATCATTATCGATTATTCCCTTTTCTATAAAACCGCAATGCCCGTGATCTGTGTATTGGCAAAGGCATACATCAGTTATTACTACAAGTTTTGGAATTTTGTTTTTAATTTCTTTTACAGTTTTTTGAACTATTCCGTTTTTGTTGTATGCTGCTGTTCCAAGGCTGTCTTTTTTGTCTGGTATTCCAAAAACCATGATTGCAGGAATTCCAAGATCGCTTGCTTCTTTTGCCTTTTGTACAGCATTTTCTATTGAAAACTGATAATGGCCCGGCATTGAAGAAATTGGATTTTTTACATTTTTTCCACCAACAACAAAAAGAGGGAGAATAAAGTCATCAGGTAAAAGTTGGGTTTCCCTTATCATTTTTCTCAAATTTTTATTGGCACGCATTCTTCTTGGTCTATAATCAGGGAAAAGCATTTTGTTCTCCTTTTAGGTTCGTGAAATTTCTTCATCTGTAAGATAACATGCAGGATCTGAAGCCCAAACATCTCCTGTTGCTGCTTCAGCTCTTACTCTGAAATTTCCTGCACAAATGTCAAGCCATTTGCAGGTTGCACATCTTCCTGTGACATATTCTTTTTTATTTTTCAGTTTTAATAAAAGTTCGTCTTCAGGCTCAGACCAGATTTTTGAGAAGGGAGTATCTTTGATATTTCCAAAAATTTTATGTCTCCAGAATTGATCTGCGTGAACATCACCATTCCAGCTTACACATCCAATTCCTCTTCCAGAGCTGTTTCCTTCATTCATTTCAAGAAGTTCCAAAACTTCCTTGGCACGTTTTGGGTCTTCTTTTTTCAATCTCATATATAGATAGGGCCCGTCTGCATGATTATCCACTGTAAGTACTTCTGTAGGCTGGCCCATATCATGGAGTTTTTTTGTTCTTTCCATGATTAAATCAACAGCTTTTCTTGAATCTTCAAGACTGAGGTCTTCTTCAATCATTTCAGATCCGCGGCCTGCATATACAAGGTGGTAAAAGCAGATCCTGGGAATCTTCATTTCTTCGACCAGGTCAAAAATTTTTGGCATTTCCTGGACGTTGTGTTTGTTTATGGTAAACCTTAAACCAACTTTTATTCCTGCTTTTTGGCAGTTTTCAATTCCTTTTAATGCCATTTCATAGGCACCTTCAAGACCCCTGAATTTGTCGTTTACCTCTTTCATTCCATCAAGGCTTATTCCAACATAGGAAAGGCCGATTTCTTTAAGTTCTTTTGCCTTTTCTTCAGTTATAAGAGTTCCATTTGTTGAAATAACAGCTCTCATTCCCTTGGAAATTGCATATTCAGCAAGAGTTGTAAGGTCTTTTCTCATAAGAGGCTCACCACCTGAAAAAAGGACAACAGGAACCCCGAATTGGGCAAAATCGTCAAGAAGTTTAAATCCTTGTTCTGTTGTAAGTTCATCTTTAAATTCTTCATTTTTTGCCTGTGCATAACAATGAACACAATTTAAATTGCATCTTCTTGTTACATTCCAAACCACCACAGGTTTTTTGTCTTTTGAAAATTGTAAAAGATGTGAAGGAAGTATTCTTGAATCCCTTTCGTATCTTAAGGCGTCTGATGGTTCAACGGAACCGCAATAAAGTTTTGAAATACCAATCATTTTTTTTCCTTTTATTTCAGCAGGATAAAGTTTTTTATCTCCGCAGATAAATTGTTCAAAAACCAGAGCTGTTTATTTTTTCAGCCGGTATGATTCTCAGTCGTTTTTTAAAATATCTGAAATATAACCTTCAGGATCTGTTAATCCTTTTTTTGTTACAATAAAACTTTTTTTATTTGTTTTTTCACTGGCAAGGATAAGTCCCAGGGAAAAATTTTCAAGAAATGATTTTTTTATATCAAGATAATTATGATGATTAAAAAGGTATTCGTTTATTAAAAAGTCTGCCGCTTCCTCTTCAAGTTCAACATAAAGCTCTTTGTCTGTAAAACTTTCGTTCTCAATGGATTTTATCTCGTAAAAAGCTTTTTTAATCCTGGAAATTGAATTTTCCACAGTTTCAACATTCATGCAATAATGTTTTGCTGAAGTTTTAATCATGGATTCGGAAAGTAAAAATCCCACTGAAGCTTCAAGGTGGTTTTTATTTTTTAAAATATAATCTTCAATTTTTATTAATTCTTTTTTTATATTTTCATTGTATAGGTTATAAAAATATTCAATTGAATCGGGTTTATTCACCTGCTCAAGAAATTTTTCTGGATTTTTAATGATTTCAGCATTAAAAAGAAATTTTTTAATTTTTGTAGAAGGAAGATTAGTTTCAAACTTCATCAGCTTGTTTTCAATTGAATTTACCAGTCCTCTTGCCCCGGTTTTTTCTTTTGCTGCATTTTTTGCGATCAACTTAAGGGCATTGTCAGTAAAGTTTATTTTTATTCCATAGGCCATAAAATCTGATTTTTTGCCTAAAACTACAGGATTATTGGGGTTGTTTAGAATATTGTAAAGATCGTTTTCTGAAAGGGGCTCAAGAATTGTTCTCACAGGAAGTCTGCCCACAAATTCAGACTCAAAGCCGTAGTTTATAAGATCTTCGCTCATAATTTCATGCATTATATATTTGTCTGATTTATCAGAGCCTGGATTTGCATTAAAACCTATAGCGTCTTTTTTAAGCCTTTTGCCGATTATTTCTTCCATCTGGCCGAAAGCTCCGCTTACAATAAAAAGAATGTTTTTTGTGTTAATAACTTTTTTTTCCCTTGTTCCTGTTTTCTGAAATTCAGCCAGGGCTTCCATCATGGAAACTGGATCGTGGGGAGGTTGTAATTCAACTTCAGTTTCTTCCATTGGTTTTAAAAGAGCTCTTTGAACTCCGGTTCTTGAAATATCTGCACCTGAAAAACTTTTTGCAGAAGCAATTTTATCTATTTCATCAATATATATAATCCCGAATTCAGCCAAACTGATGTCATCATCAGCTTCCCTTACAAGGTCTCTTACAAGATCTTCAACATCTCCACCCACATATCCTGTTTCTGAAAATTTTGTTGCATCTCCTTTTACAAAAGGAACTCCAATTTTATTTGCAATAAGTTTTATCAAATATGTTTTACCAA comes from the Desulforegulaceae bacterium genome and includes:
- a CDS encoding AAA family ATPase → MTDKSKNPNPGKIEKEIGEFLDKKFKGRVQLIPQYGDPEAIIRGKKEGTKSKKTEKPPVFNLLPIEMKAYLDQFIIKQDDAKAVLSTKICTHFNRLSKLNKNPQSSEASLGRIKNNILMIGPTGVGKTYLIKLIANKIGVPFVKGDATKFSETGYVGGDVEDLVRDLVREADDDISLAEFGIIYIDEIDKIASAKSFSGADISRTGVQRALLKPMEETEVELQPPHDPVSMMEALAEFQKTGTREKKVINTKNILFIVSGAFGQMEEIIGKRLKKDAIGFNANPGSDKSDKYIMHEIMSEDLINYGFESEFVGRLPVRTILEPLSENDLYNILNNPNNPVVLGKKSDFMAYGIKINFTDNALKLIAKNAAKEKTGARGLVNSIENKLMKFETNLPSTKIKKFLFNAEIIKNPEKFLEQVNKPDSIEYFYNLYNENIKKELIKIEDYILKNKNHLEASVGFLLSESMIKTSAKHYCMNVETVENSISRIKKAFYEIKSIENESFTDKELYVELEEEAADFLINEYLFNHHNYLDIKKSFLENFSLGLILASEKTNKKSFIVTKKGLTDPEGYISDILKND
- the hemB gene encoding porphobilinogen synthase — protein: MLFPDYRPRRMRANKNLRKMIRETQLLPDDFILPLFVVGGKNVKNPISSMPGHYQFSIENAVQKAKEASDLGIPAIMVFGIPDKKDSLGTAAYNKNGIVQKTVKEIKNKIPKLVVITDVCLCQYTDHGHCGFIEKGIIDNDITIDLLGKIAVSHAKAGADMVAPSDMMDGRVAEIRAALDENEKSNTSIMSYAVKYCSAFYGPFRQAAESAPKFGDRKTYQMDYSNSDEAIREAIMDVEEGADIIMVKPALSYLDVIYRVKEEIDLPVAAYNVSGEYAMIKAAAEKGWVDEKNITLETLTSIKRAGAKMILTYSAIDAAKYLQE
- the ahbC gene encoding 12,18-didecarboxysiroheme deacetylase, coding for MIGISKLYCGSVEPSDALRYERDSRILPSHLLQFSKDKKPVVVWNVTRRCNLNCVHCYAQAKNEEFKDELTTEQGFKLLDDFAQFGVPVVLFSGGEPLMRKDLTTLAEYAISKGMRAVISTNGTLITEEKAKELKEIGLSYVGISLDGMKEVNDKFRGLEGAYEMALKGIENCQKAGIKVGLRFTINKHNVQEMPKIFDLVEEMKIPRICFYHLVYAGRGSEMIEEDLSLEDSRKAVDLIMERTKKLHDMGQPTEVLTVDNHADGPYLYMRLKKEDPKRAKEVLELLEMNEGNSSGRGIGCVSWNGDVHADQFWRHKIFGNIKDTPFSKIWSEPEDELLLKLKNKKEYVTGRCATCKWLDICAGNFRVRAEAATGDVWASDPACYLTDEEISRT